One Tachypleus tridentatus isolate NWPU-2018 chromosome 3, ASM421037v1, whole genome shotgun sequence DNA window includes the following coding sequences:
- the LOC143246432 gene encoding cyclic AMP-responsive element-binding protein 1-like isoform X1 — MCSAQEKVLAMEGIRMFGRMFEFGCSVRPSHLQNAMDTLVEEQNSAGMTASQPTMERATASPIQPVVCSGGGQNGTARPAGVVSASSLVPGTQVRSNGTILLMSHASEKNVVTTVSSTTQAIAVPQPGGTVSIVHVSLPSGTQPMYVQSVIQPNQQSVIQAPGGTGLQSFGKNVILVNKGSVIHSAEGDGGIHPVQLITTTKGDGSEGDGITLALSTGEDESRKRREILARRPSYRKILNELSSTEPQGSVVSLGVGSSVEVKEESGTGGDSSSQESDNSTAMASNTITVAGTQYHTTQGLLKVVPASAIQLATGSQDSSLQGLQTLTMANTGTAATGTIVQYAQGQDGQQFLVPVTLSANDLQAYQIRTAGMTTNTGLPQSVVMTPATTIQNPQQLAEETSRRRELRLLKNREAAKECRRKKKEYIKCLENRVAVLENQNKALIEELKSLKELYCQKNE, encoded by the exons CCTAGCCATTTACAGAATGCTATGGACACTTTAGTAGAAGAACAGAATTCAGCTGGGATGACAGCATCTCAACCAACCATGGAACGAGCTACAGCATCTCCTATCCAGCCAGTAGTCTGCAGTGGAGGGGGCCAGAATGGAACGGCTCGACCTGCAGGAGTAGTTTCAGCAAGCTCCCTTGTCCCTGGTACACAGGTCAGAAGCAATGGGACAATACTGCTTATGTCACATGCCTCAGAAAAGAAT GTTGTCACAACAGTATCTTCAACAACACAAGCCATAGCTGTACCTCAACCAGGAGGCACTGTTTCCATTGTTCATGTTTCTCTTCCTAGTGGTACTCAACCAATGTATGTGCAGTCTGTTATTCAACCAAACCAGCAGTCTGTAATACAAGCACCAGGAGGAACTGGGCTACAGTCG tttggaAAAAATGTTATTCTAGTGAACAAGGGATCGGTGATTCACAGTGCTGAAGGAGATGGAGGAATTCATCCTGTTCAG CTTATCACAACCACCAAAGGTGATGGTAGTGAGGGTGATGGAATAACACTTGCTCTAAGTACTGGAGAAGATGAATCCAGGAAGAGACGAGAAATCCTAGCAAGGCGTCCTTCTTATCGGAAAATTCTCAATGAGCTGTCATCTACGGAACCTCAAGGATCTGTGGTTTCTCTTGGAGTTGGCTCCAGTGTTGAAGTAAAAGAAGAAAGTGGAACAGGAGGTGACAGCAGTAGTCAGGAGTCTGACAACAGTACAGCAATGGCATCAAATACCATCACAGTGGCAGGAACACAGTACCATACTACTCAAGGTTTGTTGAAGG TAGTTCCAGCTTCAGCTATTCAACTGGCCACAGGATCACAGGATAGCAGTCTTCAAGGACTTCAAACATTAACTATGGCCAATACAGGCACTGCAGCCACAGGAACCATTGTCCAGTATGCCCAAGGGCAAGATGGCCAGCAGTTCTTAGTGCCAG TCACATTGTCAGCAAATGACCTTCAAGCATATCAGATCAGGACAGCAGGCATGACTACAAACACTGGTCTTCCCCAAAGTGTTGTCATGACACCAGCTACTACTATCCAGAATCCCCAACAGTTAGCAGAAGAGACATCACGACGAAGAGAGCTCAGGCTTCTAAAGAATAG GGAGGCAGCAAAAGAATGTCgaagaaaaaagaaagagtaTATTAAGTGTTTGGAAAACAGAGTGGCTGTTCTAGAGAACCAGAACAAGGCTCTAATTGAGGAGCTGAAATCTCTGAAGGAACTATATTGCCAGAAGAATGAATGA
- the LOC143246432 gene encoding cyclic AMP-dependent transcription factor ATF-1-like isoform X7 gives MDTLVEEQNSAGMTASQPTMERATASPIQPVVCSGGGQNGTARPAGVVSASSLVPGTQVRSNGTILLMSHASEKNVVTTVSSTTQAIAVPQPGGTVSIVHVSLPSGTQPMYVQSVIQPNQQSVIQAPGGTGLQSFGKNVILVNKGSVIHSAEGDGGIHPVQLITTTKGDGSEGDGITLALSTGEDESRKRREILARRPSYRKILNELSSTEPQGSVVSLGVGSSVEVKEESGTGGDSSSQESDNSTAMASNTITVAGTQYHTTQVVPASAIQLATGSQDSSLQGLQTLTMANTGTAATGTIVQYAQGQDGQQFLVPVTLSANDLQAYQIRTAGMTTNTGLPQSVVMTPATTIQNPQQLAEETSRRRELRLLKNREAAKECRRKKKEYIKCLENRVAVLENQNKALIEELKSLKELYCQKNE, from the exons ATGGACACTTTAGTAGAAGAACAGAATTCAGCTGGGATGACAGCATCTCAACCAACCATGGAACGAGCTACAGCATCTCCTATCCAGCCAGTAGTCTGCAGTGGAGGGGGCCAGAATGGAACGGCTCGACCTGCAGGAGTAGTTTCAGCAAGCTCCCTTGTCCCTGGTACACAGGTCAGAAGCAATGGGACAATACTGCTTATGTCACATGCCTCAGAAAAGAAT GTTGTCACAACAGTATCTTCAACAACACAAGCCATAGCTGTACCTCAACCAGGAGGCACTGTTTCCATTGTTCATGTTTCTCTTCCTAGTGGTACTCAACCAATGTATGTGCAGTCTGTTATTCAACCAAACCAGCAGTCTGTAATACAAGCACCAGGAGGAACTGGGCTACAGTCG tttggaAAAAATGTTATTCTAGTGAACAAGGGATCGGTGATTCACAGTGCTGAAGGAGATGGAGGAATTCATCCTGTTCAG CTTATCACAACCACCAAAGGTGATGGTAGTGAGGGTGATGGAATAACACTTGCTCTAAGTACTGGAGAAGATGAATCCAGGAAGAGACGAGAAATCCTAGCAAGGCGTCCTTCTTATCGGAAAATTCTCAATGAGCTGTCATCTACGGAACCTCAAGGATCTGTGGTTTCTCTTGGAGTTGGCTCCAGTGTTGAAGTAAAAGAAGAAAGTGGAACAGGAGGTGACAGCAGTAGTCAGGAGTCTGACAACAGTACAGCAATGGCATCAAATACCATCACAGTGGCAGGAACACAGTACCATACTACTCAAG TAGTTCCAGCTTCAGCTATTCAACTGGCCACAGGATCACAGGATAGCAGTCTTCAAGGACTTCAAACATTAACTATGGCCAATACAGGCACTGCAGCCACAGGAACCATTGTCCAGTATGCCCAAGGGCAAGATGGCCAGCAGTTCTTAGTGCCAG TCACATTGTCAGCAAATGACCTTCAAGCATATCAGATCAGGACAGCAGGCATGACTACAAACACTGGTCTTCCCCAAAGTGTTGTCATGACACCAGCTACTACTATCCAGAATCCCCAACAGTTAGCAGAAGAGACATCACGACGAAGAGAGCTCAGGCTTCTAAAGAATAG GGAGGCAGCAAAAGAATGTCgaagaaaaaagaaagagtaTATTAAGTGTTTGGAAAACAGAGTGGCTGTTCTAGAGAACCAGAACAAGGCTCTAATTGAGGAGCTGAAATCTCTGAAGGAACTATATTGCCAGAAGAATGAATGA
- the LOC143246432 gene encoding cyclic AMP-dependent transcription factor ATF-1-like isoform X8: protein MTASQPTMERATASPIQPVVCSGGGQNGTARPAGVVSASSLVPGTQVRSNGTILLMSHASEKNVVTTVSSTTQAIAVPQPGGTVSIVHVSLPSGTQPMYVQSVIQPNQQSVIQAPGGTGLQSFGKNVILVNKGSVIHSAEGDGGIHPVQLITTTKGDGSEGDGITLALSTGEDESRKRREILARRPSYRKILNELSSTEPQGSVVSLGVGSSVEVKEESGTGGDSSSQESDNSTAMASNTITVAGTQYHTTQGLLKVVPASAIQLATGSQDSSLQGLQTLTMANTGTAATGTIVQYAQGQDGQQFLVPVTLSANDLQAYQIRTAGMTTNTGLPQSVVMTPATTIQNPQQLAEETSRRRELRLLKNREAAKECRRKKKEYIKCLENRVAVLENQNKALIEELKSLKELYCQKNE from the exons ATGACAGCATCTCAACCAACCATGGAACGAGCTACAGCATCTCCTATCCAGCCAGTAGTCTGCAGTGGAGGGGGCCAGAATGGAACGGCTCGACCTGCAGGAGTAGTTTCAGCAAGCTCCCTTGTCCCTGGTACACAGGTCAGAAGCAATGGGACAATACTGCTTATGTCACATGCCTCAGAAAAGAAT GTTGTCACAACAGTATCTTCAACAACACAAGCCATAGCTGTACCTCAACCAGGAGGCACTGTTTCCATTGTTCATGTTTCTCTTCCTAGTGGTACTCAACCAATGTATGTGCAGTCTGTTATTCAACCAAACCAGCAGTCTGTAATACAAGCACCAGGAGGAACTGGGCTACAGTCG tttggaAAAAATGTTATTCTAGTGAACAAGGGATCGGTGATTCACAGTGCTGAAGGAGATGGAGGAATTCATCCTGTTCAG CTTATCACAACCACCAAAGGTGATGGTAGTGAGGGTGATGGAATAACACTTGCTCTAAGTACTGGAGAAGATGAATCCAGGAAGAGACGAGAAATCCTAGCAAGGCGTCCTTCTTATCGGAAAATTCTCAATGAGCTGTCATCTACGGAACCTCAAGGATCTGTGGTTTCTCTTGGAGTTGGCTCCAGTGTTGAAGTAAAAGAAGAAAGTGGAACAGGAGGTGACAGCAGTAGTCAGGAGTCTGACAACAGTACAGCAATGGCATCAAATACCATCACAGTGGCAGGAACACAGTACCATACTACTCAAGGTTTGTTGAAGG TAGTTCCAGCTTCAGCTATTCAACTGGCCACAGGATCACAGGATAGCAGTCTTCAAGGACTTCAAACATTAACTATGGCCAATACAGGCACTGCAGCCACAGGAACCATTGTCCAGTATGCCCAAGGGCAAGATGGCCAGCAGTTCTTAGTGCCAG TCACATTGTCAGCAAATGACCTTCAAGCATATCAGATCAGGACAGCAGGCATGACTACAAACACTGGTCTTCCCCAAAGTGTTGTCATGACACCAGCTACTACTATCCAGAATCCCCAACAGTTAGCAGAAGAGACATCACGACGAAGAGAGCTCAGGCTTCTAAAGAATAG GGAGGCAGCAAAAGAATGTCgaagaaaaaagaaagagtaTATTAAGTGTTTGGAAAACAGAGTGGCTGTTCTAGAGAACCAGAACAAGGCTCTAATTGAGGAGCTGAAATCTCTGAAGGAACTATATTGCCAGAAGAATGAATGA
- the LOC143246432 gene encoding cyclic AMP-responsive element-binding protein 1-like isoform X2 has product MCSAQEKVLAMEGIRMFGRMFEFGCSVRPSHLQNAMDTLVEEQNSAGMTASQPTMERATASPIQPVVCSGGGQNGTARPAGVVSASSLVPGTQVRSNGTILLMSHASEKNVVTTVSSTTQAIAVPQPGGTVSIVHVSLPSGTQPMYVQSVIQPNQQSVIQAPGGTGLQSFGKNVILVNKGSVIHSAEGDGGIHPVQLITTTKGDGSEGDGITLALSTGEDESRKRREILARRPSYRKILNELSSTEPQGSVVSLGVGSSVEVKEESGTGGDSSSQESDNSTAMASNTITVAGTQYHTTQVVPASAIQLATGSQDSSLQGLQTLTMANTGTAATGTIVQYAQGQDGQQFLVPVTLSANDLQAYQIRTAGMTTNTGLPQSVVMTPATTIQNPQQLAEETSRRRELRLLKNREAAKECRRKKKEYIKCLENRVAVLENQNKALIEELKSLKELYCQKNE; this is encoded by the exons CCTAGCCATTTACAGAATGCTATGGACACTTTAGTAGAAGAACAGAATTCAGCTGGGATGACAGCATCTCAACCAACCATGGAACGAGCTACAGCATCTCCTATCCAGCCAGTAGTCTGCAGTGGAGGGGGCCAGAATGGAACGGCTCGACCTGCAGGAGTAGTTTCAGCAAGCTCCCTTGTCCCTGGTACACAGGTCAGAAGCAATGGGACAATACTGCTTATGTCACATGCCTCAGAAAAGAAT GTTGTCACAACAGTATCTTCAACAACACAAGCCATAGCTGTACCTCAACCAGGAGGCACTGTTTCCATTGTTCATGTTTCTCTTCCTAGTGGTACTCAACCAATGTATGTGCAGTCTGTTATTCAACCAAACCAGCAGTCTGTAATACAAGCACCAGGAGGAACTGGGCTACAGTCG tttggaAAAAATGTTATTCTAGTGAACAAGGGATCGGTGATTCACAGTGCTGAAGGAGATGGAGGAATTCATCCTGTTCAG CTTATCACAACCACCAAAGGTGATGGTAGTGAGGGTGATGGAATAACACTTGCTCTAAGTACTGGAGAAGATGAATCCAGGAAGAGACGAGAAATCCTAGCAAGGCGTCCTTCTTATCGGAAAATTCTCAATGAGCTGTCATCTACGGAACCTCAAGGATCTGTGGTTTCTCTTGGAGTTGGCTCCAGTGTTGAAGTAAAAGAAGAAAGTGGAACAGGAGGTGACAGCAGTAGTCAGGAGTCTGACAACAGTACAGCAATGGCATCAAATACCATCACAGTGGCAGGAACACAGTACCATACTACTCAAG TAGTTCCAGCTTCAGCTATTCAACTGGCCACAGGATCACAGGATAGCAGTCTTCAAGGACTTCAAACATTAACTATGGCCAATACAGGCACTGCAGCCACAGGAACCATTGTCCAGTATGCCCAAGGGCAAGATGGCCAGCAGTTCTTAGTGCCAG TCACATTGTCAGCAAATGACCTTCAAGCATATCAGATCAGGACAGCAGGCATGACTACAAACACTGGTCTTCCCCAAAGTGTTGTCATGACACCAGCTACTACTATCCAGAATCCCCAACAGTTAGCAGAAGAGACATCACGACGAAGAGAGCTCAGGCTTCTAAAGAATAG GGAGGCAGCAAAAGAATGTCgaagaaaaaagaaagagtaTATTAAGTGTTTGGAAAACAGAGTGGCTGTTCTAGAGAACCAGAACAAGGCTCTAATTGAGGAGCTGAAATCTCTGAAGGAACTATATTGCCAGAAGAATGAATGA
- the LOC143246432 gene encoding cyclic AMP-responsive element-binding protein 1-like isoform X3, with protein sequence MCSAQEKVLAMEGIRMFGRMFEFGCSVRNAMDTLVEEQNSAGMTASQPTMERATASPIQPVVCSGGGQNGTARPAGVVSASSLVPGTQVRSNGTILLMSHASEKNVVTTVSSTTQAIAVPQPGGTVSIVHVSLPSGTQPMYVQSVIQPNQQSVIQAPGGTGLQSFGKNVILVNKGSVIHSAEGDGGIHPVQLITTTKGDGSEGDGITLALSTGEDESRKRREILARRPSYRKILNELSSTEPQGSVVSLGVGSSVEVKEESGTGGDSSSQESDNSTAMASNTITVAGTQYHTTQGLLKVVPASAIQLATGSQDSSLQGLQTLTMANTGTAATGTIVQYAQGQDGQQFLVPVTLSANDLQAYQIRTAGMTTNTGLPQSVVMTPATTIQNPQQLAEETSRRRELRLLKNREAAKECRRKKKEYIKCLENRVAVLENQNKALIEELKSLKELYCQKNE encoded by the exons AATGCTATGGACACTTTAGTAGAAGAACAGAATTCAGCTGGGATGACAGCATCTCAACCAACCATGGAACGAGCTACAGCATCTCCTATCCAGCCAGTAGTCTGCAGTGGAGGGGGCCAGAATGGAACGGCTCGACCTGCAGGAGTAGTTTCAGCAAGCTCCCTTGTCCCTGGTACACAGGTCAGAAGCAATGGGACAATACTGCTTATGTCACATGCCTCAGAAAAGAAT GTTGTCACAACAGTATCTTCAACAACACAAGCCATAGCTGTACCTCAACCAGGAGGCACTGTTTCCATTGTTCATGTTTCTCTTCCTAGTGGTACTCAACCAATGTATGTGCAGTCTGTTATTCAACCAAACCAGCAGTCTGTAATACAAGCACCAGGAGGAACTGGGCTACAGTCG tttggaAAAAATGTTATTCTAGTGAACAAGGGATCGGTGATTCACAGTGCTGAAGGAGATGGAGGAATTCATCCTGTTCAG CTTATCACAACCACCAAAGGTGATGGTAGTGAGGGTGATGGAATAACACTTGCTCTAAGTACTGGAGAAGATGAATCCAGGAAGAGACGAGAAATCCTAGCAAGGCGTCCTTCTTATCGGAAAATTCTCAATGAGCTGTCATCTACGGAACCTCAAGGATCTGTGGTTTCTCTTGGAGTTGGCTCCAGTGTTGAAGTAAAAGAAGAAAGTGGAACAGGAGGTGACAGCAGTAGTCAGGAGTCTGACAACAGTACAGCAATGGCATCAAATACCATCACAGTGGCAGGAACACAGTACCATACTACTCAAGGTTTGTTGAAGG TAGTTCCAGCTTCAGCTATTCAACTGGCCACAGGATCACAGGATAGCAGTCTTCAAGGACTTCAAACATTAACTATGGCCAATACAGGCACTGCAGCCACAGGAACCATTGTCCAGTATGCCCAAGGGCAAGATGGCCAGCAGTTCTTAGTGCCAG TCACATTGTCAGCAAATGACCTTCAAGCATATCAGATCAGGACAGCAGGCATGACTACAAACACTGGTCTTCCCCAAAGTGTTGTCATGACACCAGCTACTACTATCCAGAATCCCCAACAGTTAGCAGAAGAGACATCACGACGAAGAGAGCTCAGGCTTCTAAAGAATAG GGAGGCAGCAAAAGAATGTCgaagaaaaaagaaagagtaTATTAAGTGTTTGGAAAACAGAGTGGCTGTTCTAGAGAACCAGAACAAGGCTCTAATTGAGGAGCTGAAATCTCTGAAGGAACTATATTGCCAGAAGAATGAATGA
- the LOC143246432 gene encoding cyclic AMP-responsive element-binding protein 1-like isoform X4 — translation MNMWGSQMNAMDTLVEEQNSAGMTASQPTMERATASPIQPVVCSGGGQNGTARPAGVVSASSLVPGTQVRSNGTILLMSHASEKNVVTTVSSTTQAIAVPQPGGTVSIVHVSLPSGTQPMYVQSVIQPNQQSVIQAPGGTGLQSFGKNVILVNKGSVIHSAEGDGGIHPVQLITTTKGDGSEGDGITLALSTGEDESRKRREILARRPSYRKILNELSSTEPQGSVVSLGVGSSVEVKEESGTGGDSSSQESDNSTAMASNTITVAGTQYHTTQGLLKVVPASAIQLATGSQDSSLQGLQTLTMANTGTAATGTIVQYAQGQDGQQFLVPVTLSANDLQAYQIRTAGMTTNTGLPQSVVMTPATTIQNPQQLAEETSRRRELRLLKNREAAKECRRKKKEYIKCLENRVAVLENQNKALIEELKSLKELYCQKNE, via the exons AATGCTATGGACACTTTAGTAGAAGAACAGAATTCAGCTGGGATGACAGCATCTCAACCAACCATGGAACGAGCTACAGCATCTCCTATCCAGCCAGTAGTCTGCAGTGGAGGGGGCCAGAATGGAACGGCTCGACCTGCAGGAGTAGTTTCAGCAAGCTCCCTTGTCCCTGGTACACAGGTCAGAAGCAATGGGACAATACTGCTTATGTCACATGCCTCAGAAAAGAAT GTTGTCACAACAGTATCTTCAACAACACAAGCCATAGCTGTACCTCAACCAGGAGGCACTGTTTCCATTGTTCATGTTTCTCTTCCTAGTGGTACTCAACCAATGTATGTGCAGTCTGTTATTCAACCAAACCAGCAGTCTGTAATACAAGCACCAGGAGGAACTGGGCTACAGTCG tttggaAAAAATGTTATTCTAGTGAACAAGGGATCGGTGATTCACAGTGCTGAAGGAGATGGAGGAATTCATCCTGTTCAG CTTATCACAACCACCAAAGGTGATGGTAGTGAGGGTGATGGAATAACACTTGCTCTAAGTACTGGAGAAGATGAATCCAGGAAGAGACGAGAAATCCTAGCAAGGCGTCCTTCTTATCGGAAAATTCTCAATGAGCTGTCATCTACGGAACCTCAAGGATCTGTGGTTTCTCTTGGAGTTGGCTCCAGTGTTGAAGTAAAAGAAGAAAGTGGAACAGGAGGTGACAGCAGTAGTCAGGAGTCTGACAACAGTACAGCAATGGCATCAAATACCATCACAGTGGCAGGAACACAGTACCATACTACTCAAGGTTTGTTGAAGG TAGTTCCAGCTTCAGCTATTCAACTGGCCACAGGATCACAGGATAGCAGTCTTCAAGGACTTCAAACATTAACTATGGCCAATACAGGCACTGCAGCCACAGGAACCATTGTCCAGTATGCCCAAGGGCAAGATGGCCAGCAGTTCTTAGTGCCAG TCACATTGTCAGCAAATGACCTTCAAGCATATCAGATCAGGACAGCAGGCATGACTACAAACACTGGTCTTCCCCAAAGTGTTGTCATGACACCAGCTACTACTATCCAGAATCCCCAACAGTTAGCAGAAGAGACATCACGACGAAGAGAGCTCAGGCTTCTAAAGAATAG GGAGGCAGCAAAAGAATGTCgaagaaaaaagaaagagtaTATTAAGTGTTTGGAAAACAGAGTGGCTGTTCTAGAGAACCAGAACAAGGCTCTAATTGAGGAGCTGAAATCTCTGAAGGAACTATATTGCCAGAAGAATGAATGA
- the LOC143246432 gene encoding cyclic AMP-dependent transcription factor ATF-1-like isoform X6, producing the protein MFRSLEEQNSAGMTASQPTMERATASPIQPVVCSGGGQNGTARPAGVVSASSLVPGTQVRSNGTILLMSHASEKNVVTTVSSTTQAIAVPQPGGTVSIVHVSLPSGTQPMYVQSVIQPNQQSVIQAPGGTGLQSFGKNVILVNKGSVIHSAEGDGGIHPVQLITTTKGDGSEGDGITLALSTGEDESRKRREILARRPSYRKILNELSSTEPQGSVVSLGVGSSVEVKEESGTGGDSSSQESDNSTAMASNTITVAGTQYHTTQGLLKVVPASAIQLATGSQDSSLQGLQTLTMANTGTAATGTIVQYAQGQDGQQFLVPVTLSANDLQAYQIRTAGMTTNTGLPQSVVMTPATTIQNPQQLAEETSRRRELRLLKNREAAKECRRKKKEYIKCLENRVAVLENQNKALIEELKSLKELYCQKNE; encoded by the exons TAGAAGAACAGAATTCAGCTGGGATGACAGCATCTCAACCAACCATGGAACGAGCTACAGCATCTCCTATCCAGCCAGTAGTCTGCAGTGGAGGGGGCCAGAATGGAACGGCTCGACCTGCAGGAGTAGTTTCAGCAAGCTCCCTTGTCCCTGGTACACAGGTCAGAAGCAATGGGACAATACTGCTTATGTCACATGCCTCAGAAAAGAAT GTTGTCACAACAGTATCTTCAACAACACAAGCCATAGCTGTACCTCAACCAGGAGGCACTGTTTCCATTGTTCATGTTTCTCTTCCTAGTGGTACTCAACCAATGTATGTGCAGTCTGTTATTCAACCAAACCAGCAGTCTGTAATACAAGCACCAGGAGGAACTGGGCTACAGTCG tttggaAAAAATGTTATTCTAGTGAACAAGGGATCGGTGATTCACAGTGCTGAAGGAGATGGAGGAATTCATCCTGTTCAG CTTATCACAACCACCAAAGGTGATGGTAGTGAGGGTGATGGAATAACACTTGCTCTAAGTACTGGAGAAGATGAATCCAGGAAGAGACGAGAAATCCTAGCAAGGCGTCCTTCTTATCGGAAAATTCTCAATGAGCTGTCATCTACGGAACCTCAAGGATCTGTGGTTTCTCTTGGAGTTGGCTCCAGTGTTGAAGTAAAAGAAGAAAGTGGAACAGGAGGTGACAGCAGTAGTCAGGAGTCTGACAACAGTACAGCAATGGCATCAAATACCATCACAGTGGCAGGAACACAGTACCATACTACTCAAGGTTTGTTGAAGG TAGTTCCAGCTTCAGCTATTCAACTGGCCACAGGATCACAGGATAGCAGTCTTCAAGGACTTCAAACATTAACTATGGCCAATACAGGCACTGCAGCCACAGGAACCATTGTCCAGTATGCCCAAGGGCAAGATGGCCAGCAGTTCTTAGTGCCAG TCACATTGTCAGCAAATGACCTTCAAGCATATCAGATCAGGACAGCAGGCATGACTACAAACACTGGTCTTCCCCAAAGTGTTGTCATGACACCAGCTACTACTATCCAGAATCCCCAACAGTTAGCAGAAGAGACATCACGACGAAGAGAGCTCAGGCTTCTAAAGAATAG GGAGGCAGCAAAAGAATGTCgaagaaaaaagaaagagtaTATTAAGTGTTTGGAAAACAGAGTGGCTGTTCTAGAGAACCAGAACAAGGCTCTAATTGAGGAGCTGAAATCTCTGAAGGAACTATATTGCCAGAAGAATGAATGA
- the LOC143246432 gene encoding cyclic AMP-dependent transcription factor ATF-1-like isoform X5: MDTLVEEQNSAGMTASQPTMERATASPIQPVVCSGGGQNGTARPAGVVSASSLVPGTQVRSNGTILLMSHASEKNVVTTVSSTTQAIAVPQPGGTVSIVHVSLPSGTQPMYVQSVIQPNQQSVIQAPGGTGLQSFGKNVILVNKGSVIHSAEGDGGIHPVQLITTTKGDGSEGDGITLALSTGEDESRKRREILARRPSYRKILNELSSTEPQGSVVSLGVGSSVEVKEESGTGGDSSSQESDNSTAMASNTITVAGTQYHTTQGLLKVVPASAIQLATGSQDSSLQGLQTLTMANTGTAATGTIVQYAQGQDGQQFLVPVTLSANDLQAYQIRTAGMTTNTGLPQSVVMTPATTIQNPQQLAEETSRRRELRLLKNREAAKECRRKKKEYIKCLENRVAVLENQNKALIEELKSLKELYCQKNE, translated from the exons ATGGACACTTTAGTAGAAGAACAGAATTCAGCTGGGATGACAGCATCTCAACCAACCATGGAACGAGCTACAGCATCTCCTATCCAGCCAGTAGTCTGCAGTGGAGGGGGCCAGAATGGAACGGCTCGACCTGCAGGAGTAGTTTCAGCAAGCTCCCTTGTCCCTGGTACACAGGTCAGAAGCAATGGGACAATACTGCTTATGTCACATGCCTCAGAAAAGAAT GTTGTCACAACAGTATCTTCAACAACACAAGCCATAGCTGTACCTCAACCAGGAGGCACTGTTTCCATTGTTCATGTTTCTCTTCCTAGTGGTACTCAACCAATGTATGTGCAGTCTGTTATTCAACCAAACCAGCAGTCTGTAATACAAGCACCAGGAGGAACTGGGCTACAGTCG tttggaAAAAATGTTATTCTAGTGAACAAGGGATCGGTGATTCACAGTGCTGAAGGAGATGGAGGAATTCATCCTGTTCAG CTTATCACAACCACCAAAGGTGATGGTAGTGAGGGTGATGGAATAACACTTGCTCTAAGTACTGGAGAAGATGAATCCAGGAAGAGACGAGAAATCCTAGCAAGGCGTCCTTCTTATCGGAAAATTCTCAATGAGCTGTCATCTACGGAACCTCAAGGATCTGTGGTTTCTCTTGGAGTTGGCTCCAGTGTTGAAGTAAAAGAAGAAAGTGGAACAGGAGGTGACAGCAGTAGTCAGGAGTCTGACAACAGTACAGCAATGGCATCAAATACCATCACAGTGGCAGGAACACAGTACCATACTACTCAAGGTTTGTTGAAGG TAGTTCCAGCTTCAGCTATTCAACTGGCCACAGGATCACAGGATAGCAGTCTTCAAGGACTTCAAACATTAACTATGGCCAATACAGGCACTGCAGCCACAGGAACCATTGTCCAGTATGCCCAAGGGCAAGATGGCCAGCAGTTCTTAGTGCCAG TCACATTGTCAGCAAATGACCTTCAAGCATATCAGATCAGGACAGCAGGCATGACTACAAACACTGGTCTTCCCCAAAGTGTTGTCATGACACCAGCTACTACTATCCAGAATCCCCAACAGTTAGCAGAAGAGACATCACGACGAAGAGAGCTCAGGCTTCTAAAGAATAG GGAGGCAGCAAAAGAATGTCgaagaaaaaagaaagagtaTATTAAGTGTTTGGAAAACAGAGTGGCTGTTCTAGAGAACCAGAACAAGGCTCTAATTGAGGAGCTGAAATCTCTGAAGGAACTATATTGCCAGAAGAATGAATGA